The proteins below are encoded in one region of Solidesulfovibrio sp.:
- a CDS encoding DUF6573 family protein — protein MDDWPIIFSYTRAQAIADGVLVDVTAQAAELGFKVHTVVTDHLYSVYVVPPAGLEGEGQSVEGRLHDILFRALLAAKAIKNSDRAEFDVLFLMAPGRWDTAHVVAVIGPGDQGEPVLTIMLPEDD, from the coding sequence ATGGACGACTGGCCGATCATTTTCAGCTACACCCGCGCCCAGGCCATCGCCGACGGCGTCCTTGTCGACGTCACCGCCCAAGCCGCCGAGTTGGGCTTCAAGGTGCATACGGTGGTCACCGACCACCTCTATAGCGTATACGTGGTGCCGCCGGCCGGGCTGGAAGGCGAAGGGCAGTCCGTCGAGGGCCGGCTTCACGACATCCTGTTTCGCGCCCTGCTCGCGGCTAAGGCTATCAAGAATAGCGACCGCGCCGAATTCGACGTCCTTTTCCTCATGGCACCGGGGCGGTGGGACACGGCCCATGTTGTGGCGGTCATTGGCCCAGGCGACCAGGGCGAGCCGGTCCTGACGATCATGCTGCCCGAGGACGATTAG